The Orenia marismortui DSM 5156 DNA segment TTTTATATTGTATAGTTTGGCTTGCTCTAAAAACCAATTAGCCATATCTTCAGCACTGATTGCATCCCTTCTTATGATTGTAATCAGTCCACGATCTACCATTTCCTGAACTGGAAATTTAATAGGTCTACTTTCTATTTCTAATGCTTTATGGCATACAAAAGTATGTTCAATATAATACCTTTTTCCTTGATACTTAAATAATAGTCCACAAGAGGCAAAGTCAGTTGTACGAGCATAATCTATTGACCCAATACACTCTAACCCTTTCAACTGCTCAAAAGGTATTGGTTGATTAGTAGCCATTATCTTTTCCCAAGGAGCAACAACTGTAAAGTTATCTTGAGCAGGCAAATTACATCTTTTAGTAAGATAATCTTGAGCTTTATGAGGTTGGTACTTCATCTTAGTCATATCCTTCTCTATCTCTTTTCTCAAACTTGAGAAATAAGGCAATGAAGGATTAGCTTTAACCATTGCTTCAATGTCCTGGGCTTCTTCTTTTTTATCTAATTTATATATTAAAGGTAATAGTCCAAGATCTTTAATTTCTCCACTCAACACTTTTTTAGCAAGCTCTTTCTGATCATCAAGAACTCCACCCCTGACATATCCATCAGTAGTGATATAAAAAGTCCTGGAATGTTTCCTCTTACCAAATCCAGAAGTAAAAACTTTTATAGTTTCGTAATCTTCATACTCATGAATTTCATCAAAGAGTAAACAAGCAGATCTCTTACCGTCTTTTGTTCGTGCATTTGAAGTGTTGTACTTAATATAAGAACTAGTTTTCAAGTTAGTTATCTTCTGTTTGGTTTTATAGAAAAAGTACTTTGATTTATCCCAGGTATCCTCTAGCACATTATATACATCATCGAAAGAAGTTTTTGCTTGGTCCTCGTTGTTAGCAATGATATCAACATTGTACCCCTTAACTCCATGATAATGAGTAGTCAGGTACCATATTACAGGAGAAATAAAACCATTTTTACCATTTCCTCTGCCCATCATAATTAAATATTCATCAAAAACTACTGTATCATCACTTTTGTAATAACAATGAATCAATGCCAAAATAAAAAGCTCCCAGTCTAGGAGCTTGAATTCAAAATATTTTTCTATTAGTTCTACAGCTTTATCTATCATATCAGCTTTGATCATTACATCTGGATTATCTAATTTAGATTCTATATAATCCATAGCTAACTTTATTTCTTTGGAAGATACTCTTTCTCCATTTCTAATTTTCTTAATATACTCATCAATATATTTGTGGTATTTGTACATTTACATCACTCACCACCTCCGCAGTAAGAAATTAATTTTACATTTCCATTGGTATATTTTCTGAATTCTCTTGTTGGCTAGGCTTGATACCAAGGTCGCTGAGGATTTTCAACATTTGATTATTGGTCTTATGCAG contains these protein-coding regions:
- a CDS encoding terminase TerL endonuclease subunit; translated protein: MYKYHKYIDEYIKKIRNGERVSSKEIKLAMDYIESKLDNPDVMIKADMIDKAVELIEKYFEFKLLDWELFILALIHCYYKSDDTVVFDEYLIMMGRGNGKNGFISPVIWYLTTHYHGVKGYNVDIIANNEDQAKTSFDDVYNVLEDTWDKSKYFFYKTKQKITNLKTSSYIKYNTSNARTKDGKRSACLLFDEIHEYEDYETIKVFTSGFGKRKHSRTFYITTDGYVRGGVLDDQKELAKKVLSGEIKDLGLLPLIYKLDKKEEAQDIEAMVKANPSLPYFSSLRKEIEKDMTKMKYQPHKAQDYLTKRCNLPAQDNFTVVAPWEKIMATNQPIPFEQLKGLECIGSIDYARTTDFASCGLLFKYQGKRYYIEHTFVCHKALEIESRPIKFPVQEMVDRGLITIIRRDAISAEDMANWFLEQAKLYNIKNIVCDSYRASLLKSKFTELGLPLQEVRSGPITHAKVAPLVENIFSEETLVFGDNPTMRWYTNNTCIEVDKKGNTTYLKIEPKTRKTDGFFGFIHALTQDDDLQEQNNNFISLDVYTY